A DNA window from Solanum lycopersicum chromosome 3, SLM_r2.1 contains the following coding sequences:
- the LOC101257347 gene encoding xyloglucan endotransglucosylase/hydrolase protein 9-like, whose translation MQVLLRVIVGPVSWICCTVDNVVIMGAHFSKIEVAVQALILAPGVGVNFTDVFESSWAPDHIAVVGDEVTLSLDSASGCGFESRFKYLFGKASAQIKLVEGDSAGTVIAFYMSSEGANHDELDFEFLGNVSGEPYLVQTNIYVNGSGDREQRHGLWFDPTTDFHTYSFFWNHHSIIFSVDDIPIRVFKNKEKKGVPYPKNQGMGIYGSLWNADDWATQGGRVKTNWSHSPFVTTFRSFEIDACDLCGEDTIAAGAKCGKLAKFLWDKPSKNGLEKSKKRQFKMVQNKYLVYDYCKDTARFNQMPKECLY comes from the exons ATAACGTTGTCATCATGGGGGCACACTTTTCCAAGATTGAAGTTGCAGTACAAGCCCTCATTTTAGCGCCAG GGGTTGGTGTCAACTTCACTGATGTTTTCGAGTCCAGCTGGGCACCGGACCATATTGCTGTTGTAGGAGACGAAGTTACTCTCTCCCTTGACAGCGCTTCTG GCTGCGGATTTGAGTCGAGGTTCAAATATTTGTTCGGGAAAGCCAGTGCACAGATCAAACTAGTTGAAGGAGATTCAGCCGGAACAGTTATTGCATTTTAT ATGTCATCAGAAGGAGCTAATCACGACGAACTGGACTTTGAATTTCTTGGGAATGTTTCAGGGGAACCATACCTAGTACAAACAAATATCTACGTGAATGGCAGCGGAGATCGAGAGCAGAGGCACGGTCTGTGGTTCGATCCAACAACGGACTTCCACACTTACTCTTTCTTTTGGAATCATCATTCTATCAT CTTTTCAGTTGATGATATTCCAATTAGAGTGTTCAAAAACAAGGAGAAAAAAGGTGTTCCATATCCGAAAAATCAAGGCATGGGAATCTATGGATCGTTGTGGAATGCAGATGACTGGGCTACACAAGGAGGGAGAGTGAAGACAAACTGGAGCCACTCTCCATTTGTTACGACATTTCGATCGTTCGAGATCGATGCTTGTGATTTGTGTGGTGAGGACACAATTGCTGCAGGTGCAAAATGTGGCAAGTTAGCTAAATTTTTGTGGGATAAACCATCCAAGAATGGGCTAGAAAAGAGCAAAAAACGCCAATTCAAAATGGTTCAAAACAAGTACTTGGTGTATGATTATTGTAAGGATACTGCAAGATTCAATCAAATGCCTAAAGAGTGCTTGTACTAG